Below is a window of Candidatus Zixiibacteriota bacterium DNA.
TTTTGGCCGCCACCGGAATCAAGCCAAGCGCCATCGCTTCAATAAGGATGGTCGGCGAGGAGTCTGATATGGCGGCCGAGAGACAGACATCAAAACCGGCCATGAAGGGCACAAAGCCACATCTTGGCATTCTGTCATAGAATAGGACCCCAGCGTCGGATAGGGACGATAGCCTATTACGGAACTCACCAAGAAGTGATCCGGAAGCAGGGAATGTTATCTTTACTTTGCCTTCCCGGATCAATGGCTTCAGGGCATCGATGATAAAGCTGTTGTTGTAGACGGGTTCTTGACCACGAGGGACAATTATCCGCAGCGGTCGGCCAAGGGCATAGTCTACCCGATGATGATCCAACGCCGCTCGTTCAACTCCCCAGCCGATGGTTTCGATACGTCTGGTTGGTGCCAAAGACGATGTTTCTTCCGCCAGGTAATCTGAGTCCGTCACGATACAGTCAGCGGTCAATAAGGCTCTTCGTACTTTTCGACGTCGCAGAGACGACATATGCGGCACAATGAGTACATCCGATCCCAGCACATGAAGCAGATAAGGAACCTCAGGATGGTGTCCCATGAGTGATGCAAGGAAACCGTAACCCGAAGCAAAATGGGCATTAATGATGTCGGGCTTAAAACGTTTCAGCAACGCTCTGGCCCGAAAAGCCGACATGATGTAATGCTGAGTGCGTACTTCCCCCCTTGGTCGCAGATGGAAATGCAGCATACGACCCCGCTCGACAGAGGCTACCAATACCCGACAACCCAGCCGTCGCAACTCACCGGCGAAGCGTTCCGTATGGAACGAGCGGCTGTCGGCCAAAAGCAATATTTTCAACCTGTCCCGGCTCACAGAAAACGCCCCAACCCTTTCTGTCGAATCAGGCAGTTATACTGATAAACCACTCCTCCCCATTTGGCCTTATAGGAAGCTACGCCCGGAACGTCCTCGGGCGATGCACCCAGGTTCAGGTATTTCAAGTCGTGCCCGACAGCGTTCCGCGCGGCATAGTAGGGAATGTACTTAGATGGATGAAGGAAAGAATATGCCTCGTCAAAGTATGCCTGCCAGTGGAGCAACTGGTCGTCATTAACAATGAAGATGTTGGAAGACACGGGGTGACCTTCAAACTCACACCAGAACCATCGCACACGATCATCACCTGCGGCCAGAACAGCCATCGCAGAGAAAAACTCCGGCGAGTACTTGCATTTCTGGCCAGTGCGTTGTTCGAATATACTAACAAGGTCAAGGAACCCGGACATGTGTGTATCGCCACTAAAGGGGATAACTTCAATCCCCTCTTTCTCAGCTTTGCGAATCTGCTGACGGAGCTTCTTGTCGGGCGGTTGCCAATCGGGATCGCTAATATCGACCAGACTGGTTTGGCACGGCTCATGTTTGAAACGATTGTCCGATGGCAAGTTTGACCTGAAGTCGTAGATGTGCGTCGTGGCATAGTGGTAGTCGGCTATGGCGGCCAGCAGCAAACGACCCAGTTCCTGCTTGTTGTCTCCGTCTTTCGATGACAACACAAGACCTCCATAACAGCCATTGGGCATGGACATGAAACGCACCATAGGTCGCCGACCGTACTCAACTCCCGGCAGAAGGGCGACTATCTCACCGTCTTCTTCCGCTATCCATACGACCGGTGTTCCCCCGTGGGATTCCCAAACAAAGGCAAACCCCGGCGAAGTAAAAAATGGACCGTTCGTCAACAGCAGAGAATCTTCACCTGCCAATTGTTCCACCAGAGTGCGATAGACTTTCATCGCTCTCGAACCACCAGAACCTTACCTTGAGCTATACCGCCATTGTCATCAGTAAGAATAAAGAGATAGACGCCGGAGGCCACTTTGCGTCCATCGTGATTGCGGCCGTCCCAGGAACTGTTGACCTGAAACTCGACTACCGCCTCACCGGCGACAGTGAAAAGGCATACTGTTCCCGGGCGATTGTAGTTGAACTCAAGGCGGTCGTCATCGGAGCGAATAACGAACGGGTTGGGAACCGGAACAACCGAGTTCAGAACCGTTGTGCGGTGCCTGATCTGAGGCTCCAGGATAGAGAGACCAGCGTCCGTTGCGATATACAAATCGCCGGTCGTACCATCGAGTGCCAAGTCGGATATACCATTGGAGACAAGGTCGGAATTGATAACCGTGTAGGCGACAACATAACCTGTCCCAGCCTCTCGGTAAGCCAGTCCAGAGCCGGTACCAATCCAGAGATTGCCACGTCCATCAAAGGTCAGGGCGGTGATGTCGGAACCAATCCCAACCGGCAGGTTTACGTCAACGAACTGTTCGGTACCAAAATCCCAGCGCGACAAGCCGAAGTTTGTACCGACCCAAGCGTCACCCGTGGGAGAATATGTGATGATATTAATGGTATTTGAAATCAAAGGAGAGTTTTCACGAGTATACTGAATACAATCCGCACTGATCGAGCCATCTGGTTCGTTCGACAAATCGCATAGATACACGCCGGAACCTTGGGTCCCAACTGCCAGTTGTTGAGGACTGCATCCCAGTCCGGTTACCAGGTTGTCGGTCAAACCCTCGGTTTCACCGAATGAGCCCCAGGCAGAGGGATCATCAAGACGGTCAAGCGGACAGAAGGCGACCGGGGCATTATTATAGGCCAGGAAACAACTGGCATAAATGCGGACACCGTCGGTTGCAACACCATTGACCACAGAGAAGTTGTGCCCGGCCGGGATACCCACACAGGTGGAGTTATTGTTGTCATATCTGGCCAGTGAATCTCCATCGAAACGCCAAAGCCCGTGACCTTTGGTTCCCCCCCACACGATGCCACTGGAGTCGGTGATGAGACTGGTGGTCAACTCGTGAGTACCGGTATTGGCATCTTCCCAGATTTCTCCGTTGAACCGAGCATATTTCGCAAACAGCTCAGGGCCATGTCCGATAATGATTTGCCCTTCGCCGTCAATGGCCACCCTTGTCACAAAATCGCCAGGCAATCCGGTGTGCTGATATTCCTCCCAATTACCTGAACGGTCGGTATAGATGCCACCTCCGGTAACATTCACCCAACGCTCACCCCGCCAGGTAGTACCGGTTACCGGAAGAGAGGGCAGACCGACAGTCGAAAGAACTGTAGCCATACCCGAAACGACAACCCCCATTCCGGATGAAAAGTACACAAACAGCGAATCATTCTCAGTCACGAGATCGTAGACACGTCGTCCGGCTGCTATCGAGGCCAAAGAAAACGAAGTATCGGAGTCACTGATGTCAAGCTGGAAGAGACCCTGTGATGTGCCAATATAGAGTTCGGAGTCGAAAGCAGCTACGGCCGTAATCGTATCGGACCCCAGTTCGGGATAATCTGAGACAGTAAAATGCGTCCAGGCTGACGGTGGAAACAATGAACCGGAACCGCTCTTGTCGGCTGCTACCAAGCCAAATGATGTAGCCACCCACACCTGGTCTCCATCGACAGCAACATCATAGACAGACGGAAATGAGTTGATAGTCGTCAGCGGGAAATGGCCCTCGATCTGCCCACCGTCGTTGATCTTCGAAAACAAAACCAAGCCGGTGTCGGTACCAACCCATAGATTGTCACCGTCGTCTTCAAGCGCGGTCAAAAGGAACAGATCGGCATCGGTCGGACGAAACAGAAACTGCTGTGGATCATCCGGTTCGAATTTGATCAACCTTCCGAAAGTGGCCAGCCAGGTTTGTCCATCGGCGTCTACCATTACGTCGGAGATGTCGATTGTACCGAGCCCATCGGTGTTAAGAAATTGTCGACCTGGTTGGTCAGGGTTGTCGATTATCAACAGCCCGCCCGAAGTAGCCGCGTAGAGGGCATCGTCGATTACCAAAAGCCGTCGTACATCCCTAAACGATGTAAGTGTTGTCCAGTCGCCGTCCGCCGCCGTCAGTCCTGTCGACAATAACATCAGCAGGAAAAGGCAGAGACTTAACGTCGCCAAATAATGGCCAATAGTTTTCGTGCTAACCATAGGGTAATGAATATACAGCTTAGGACAGCTGTCAGCAAGAAAGAGAACCGACCCACAACGTCCCCAAATCGTGTAAATACCGAGTAGCCATCCACGACACCCACACTACTGACAAGAGTCGCAACCTCGTACAGCTCCAGTTCGTCTCGGACCCGACCATAGCGGTCAACTACATAGGTAAGGCCACTGTTGGCAACTCTGGCCATCCAACACCGATTTTCTACTGCCCTGGTGATGAACATACGAGAATGCTGGTGAATACCCACCGACCTGCCAAACCATGTATCGTTGGTAATGCCCACCATGAAGTCAGCGCCATCAAGGATTGATTGTCGTACAAACTCCGGAAAAGTACACTCAAAGCATATCAATGCCCCATAGAGATGATCACCCAGCTCGAACAACCGGGCTGAATCACCGGGATAGAAATCCGACCACCAGCGTACGCCCCATTGGTCAATAAACGTCAGGTAACTCTCAAGCGCACCTTTCTTCAGAAACGTAAGATGATCCTGGTAAGGAACATGTTCGGAAAACGGGACGAGCTTCATCTTGTCATGCTGTCCAACTACCCGGCCGGTAGAGTCAAACTGGAAGCAGGCGTTGTGATAACGCGCCTGTCCACCTGATCTTGAGGCAGACAACGCTCCTACCAGATGCGGAGCTGATGTTGTGGCCGCAATTCCCCCTACTCGCTTAAGAGCTTTTTGATCGTGTGACAGATAGGATGGCGCGGAAGTTTCCGGCCAGATGTACAGATCAATCGTAGTGTCGTCAACGGCACGGGCAAGCGAATCGTATAGACGATAGCTGTGCTCCTGATTTCCTTTCGCCCATTTGACTTCTATAGGCACCGATCCCTGCATCAGGGCGACATCAATTGTCCCAGGCACCGGATAGGGCGGGGTGACAACCCAGCCATAGGCGGTCAGACTACTCACGATGGCCAGCGATACGAAGACGGAAGTGAGCTTCCTCTCCGGTGACAAACATCGCCTGAGCAGTTGGCAGAGTAAAACGTTAACGCCTACAATCAGGAAGGTCAGACCATGAACTGAGATTACAGATACTACTTGCAGGACATAAAGAAAGTACGCTTGCGTATAGCCCAGGTCCGACCACGGAAAAGCAAATTCCGAAAGCGTACGAAAATACTCCATGCCCGTCCACAGGAATGGCATCGCCACAAATGCAAGAATGGGCCGTATGTGGTACAGACGATGGAACAGCATAAAGACAGCGGTATAGTAGAAGGCTACGATCACGACTGCCGCCACCATACCCGGAGGAGTCACCATAGCTACCCAGTAGATTGAGAACAGGTTGAAAAAGAAGCTGAAGAAATACGCGGCGTTAAAGGCCTGACGACCTTTGAGACGAGCGACAATCATGATTGGTCTGGCCAGCGCCACCCATGCCAGGACTCCCCAGTAGCCGGGATAAAACGCCAGCGACAAGAGGAACGCCCAGATAATTAACTCCAGACGGCGTTTGCGCAGGTCAATGTCGGCCGGTAGGAAGAATCGGCCAATTTTTTTCAGTATGTTCGTCAGTTGTCGTATCCTTTTCAGGCCGTCATACTGAGCAGAGTCGAAGTACGGCGGTCTTATTCAATGCTTGGTCACCCTTCGACTCCGCTCAGGGTGACAATAGTAAGTCAGGTTGCTTGCAACCTGACGCAGGCTTCTGGATTCCTGCGTTCGCAGGAATGACAAGTGTCGTAGGGTGGAACCCTTTAGCGGTTCCGCCAGGCATCGCCTGTTTTCCGGCAGGAGCGCAGGGCTCCTGCCCTACAAGACTACTTACAAGATTGAACAGTCCGGAACAAGTATTTTGATGCGTGTACTTATTGTTCGGTTTGGTCGGAGTACTTCTCGATCAGCGCCTGGAAGCGCGGGTGGTCGCGGAGTGGATCCCATCGAGGGTGCAGACGAATTCCACCAACCTGGATCCGTGAAGGATGGCTCAGTAGATAATCCAACAAATCAATAGACTTGTCATACTCACCAACCCAAGCGTAGACCACCGCCAGGGAGACAAGTCTTTCTGAACCCGCGACCTCGTCTTTGGAGACAGGCATAAGTCTGGTAGCCAATTCTGCATGTTCAACGGCCCTGAGATTCTGACCGAGGCCGACATAAACCTCCGCCAGGGGGCTGTGGAAATCAGCTACGTCAGGACTGGCCTCTACCTGCGCCTCCCAAATGACCCTGGCCGAATCGAAATAGACACGGCTTTGGTTGGTGTCGCCGAGATAACGATAGATTTCCCCCCGCTGCTGGTAGTAAACGGCTGAGTCGCTCAGGTTTCTGCAGTCCGTCGAACTTCGTCGCGCAAGGGCCGACTCGTAGCGGCGCATATAGATGTCAGCCGACTCCTGAAGAACCCCGGCCATCTTCTCGGTCGTGGATTCTTCGTACCTCTCTATTGCCTTCATAATGTATAGACTGTCACCACTACCTAAGCCGGGCAGAGCCACATTCCAGAAGAGAAGCCCCCTGTTAGTAGGTTCGAACTCAAGTCCTTTCAGAACCACGATCTGTGCTTCGTCAAGTCGGTGCATCATAAAGAGGGTATGGATCAGCCCGGCAGCAATGTTCATCGACAGCGGGTCGAGCATGAGTGCTTTCTGTAGATAATCAGCGGCGATATCCCACTCTCCCATACGCCGATAGACATAACCAGTCATGGTTAGCAGATCGCTGTTGTTCGGTTGGCTCCGGGCCGCCAATTCGAATTGCTCGAGGGCCGATTCGTAATCACGGCTGATGTAATAATGGTAGGTCCCCATAGCGATGTAACCGTCCGGTTTCGACTTGGCCAACTCAAGGGCTTTCTCGGCAGCCTCCTTTGCCTGCGCCTTGCACTCATCGGTCCGCCGGTAAGCGTTGATGTACTCAACCCCATACATGCGCACTAACCAGGAGTAAGCAGGATAAAAGGTGCTGTCGAGACTGGTCGTTTTCTCAAGCAAATGAATCACGCTGTCCAAAGAAGCGTGATTTCCTTCATTCCAGTGATCCTTAGCACGTAAGAAATAGTCGTAAGCGACAAGATTCTCAGTCGGTTGGACTGTCAGAAGCTGCTTCTCCGACTCCAGCAACGTTACGTCAAGAGCATCGGCGATACGCGTGGCGATTTCCGCCTGGACAACGAATACCTGGGTAAGAGCCCGTTCAAAAGTATCGGCCCAGACATGGGAATCATCGGAAGCGCGTATGAGCTGCGGGATGATTCGTACGCGGTCAACATCGCCCGACTTGTCCCAACGGATTGTCCCCTCCAACACATAATCGACCTTTAGCTCTTTGGCTATCTGCTTGAGAGGTTTGCCGGAGTCCTTATAATGGACGGCACTTGTTCTGGAAATAACCCGCAGTCCGCTTAGGCCCGCCAGCCGCGCCGTGATCTCATCGGTAATGCCGGCGGCGAAGTATTCGTCTTCGTCGGTGCCAAGATTCTCAAAGGGGAGCACGACCAGGGACTTCTTTTTGTCACCTGAGGAGACTTCTTGCCTTGGGTACAGAGCATAGCCTGCCATTATCAAGCAGACAATCACCGCGCCGACGACCACAAAACGGTTCCACCAGTCCACGGGAGGTTTGCCGGCAACCGATGGCTCATCGCGGGTCAATGTCTTTAGATCGGAGATCAGACCAACCGCACTTTGATAACGTAGAGTGGGGTCTTTCTCAAGTAGTTTGGAAACGATACGCTGCAGCTCACCCGACACACCGCTTTTGTACCGCGATAGCGGCTCATGTACTTCGTTGAGTACGGCGTTCATCGTGGCCGCTTCGTTATCGGCTGCAAACGGTAATCGGCCCGCTATCATCTCATACAACACGACACCAAGGGAGAACAGGTCCGACCGGTGATCGACTTCCTTCACTTTGATCTGCTCCGGTGACATGTAGCCAACAGTGCCAAGGGTGGAGCCGGTCTTGGTCAGTTTATCAGTCCCTTGAATCGTTGCCAGACCAAAATCAACAAGCTTCGGGCGGCCGTCGGCATCAATAACAATATTCGAGGGTTTGATATCACGATGCGTGATCCCCGCCTCGTGCGCTTTGGCTAATCCTTCGCAGATTTGTAATACGAGATTGATGATGTCATCAAGACCCGGTTGGTAGTCCCTGATCACATCTTTAAGTGATTGTCCTTCGACATGCTCCATGGCGAAGAACGGCCGAGCATTATGTTCGGCGACTTCATAGATATGCACAATATTCGGATGGTTGAGTTTGGCGGCGGCCTGAGCTTCGCGTTTGAAACGTTCACGGCATTCATCGTCTTGGCACAGATGCGGGGGCAGGAACTTCAGCGCGACCTTGCGTTTGAGCTTCGTATCCTCCGCCAGGTACACTTCACCCATACCACCGGCGCCAATCTTCTCGATGATCCGGTAGTGCGACACCATCGTGTCCCTGGTCAGGATCACATGGGTCTGAGTACGGTCGTCATTATGCTCTGTCATTTCGTATCATACTTTTCTATCAGCGCCTGGAAGCGTGGGTGGTCGCGGAGGGGGTCCCATATGGGATTGAGACGCAGAGTCGCAACTGATTCAAGATTGAAGGGGATACTCATGACATGCTCTAATAGGTCAATCGCTAAATCATATTCTCCCGACATCACATATACAACGGCAAGTTCCTTCTCCTGACGAGTACCCAACAGGGCATCCTTAGATATTGGGTATTTCTCCACCGCAAGTTGACCGAATCTGATTGCTTCTTCCTTACGACCTAATCCTGCGTATGTTAGTCCTAATGACATATAGTATCCAAAAAAACCACTGAATTCCTGTTCGTGTGACTCCAAGAAAACACGTGATGAATCGAAGGCAGCATATGCAAGTTCGTCTTCACCCATGAACCTGTAAATAGAGCCTTTCCATAGGTCAACAGACATGAATGAACTTCCAGCAAGAACGTATTGTTTGGTTCCTAAATCAAAATACTTGAAAGTTGCATCATAATCTCTTTCGAACATAAGCAGATATACCCAAGGCAACGCGAGTGCTTCCTGATGTGGTGCGTTGGATATGGTTTGGTGAGCCGAAGGAAGATCACCCATCAATATAAGTGTCATCATCTTGATATAGTGATACATCGAAATGTCAGGGCGAATTGAAATGGCTTTGTCTATGTAGTTAATAGCCTTCTGATAATTACGTAACCATTGATGAATAACAGCAACCTGTATGGCTGCATCATCATCTCTGGGATTCAGTTGGAAAGCTTTCTCAAGGTTGACTTGTGCCTCTTCGAAACGCCCTAATCGCCGCCAGATAAACGCTTCCGCCTGAAGGATTCTTGGATCATTCGGCAATCTTTTCTCTGCAATTGCAAATTCTTTTAATGCCTTATCGTATTCCCGATACCCATGATAATAGTAGTAGCCAAGAGCCAGATGCGCTTCCGGTAGGCCTGGTTGCAACGCCAGAGCCTTATCCACCGCTTCCTTAGCAAGTTGAAGACGTTCCTCCGTATGATCGTACTGGTAGTGATACATCTCAGAGTGAGTTTTCGAAAGGGCTGCATAAGCAAGAGCGAAGCTCGGGTCCAATTCGATTGCTCGCTCATACATCTGCACTGCGAGCGAATCTGCATCATACCTTTTTCCCGCAAGATACGCATGATAAGCATCAGCGTTTTCAGTAGGTTGTTCGGCCAGGGCATCACGTTCTGGTTCGAGCAGCGTAATATCAAGTTTTTCCGCTATTGATGTAGCAATGCCGGCCTGGACCGCAAAAATCTGCGTCATTACGCGCTCATAGGTTTCAGTCCAGATGTGGCTGTCATCTGAGACCCGAATTAACTGTGGAATGATGCGCACACGGTCGGTATCACCACTCTTGTCCCAGAGAATCGTTCCTTCAAGAATATAGCTCACACCAAGTTCGGCACCAATTTGCTTAAGCGTCTTGTCGGTTTTTTTGTATTTCATAGCGCTTGTGCGGGAGATGACCCCTAACCCGCCAATCTTGGCTATGCGCGATGTGATCGCATCAGTGATGCCGTCTGCGAAGTTCTCATCATCCGGATTGCCCAGGTTTTCGAAGGGCAGCACGGCCAACATGATTCTCTCCGACTGGACCTGAGTTGCCTTCTCTTCTGTCATCGGAAGCAACCAGTACCCAGCCATGATAAGACACACAATGACAGCACCGACAACCACGAAACGGTTCCACCAGTCCACGGGAGGTTTGCTTGCAACTGATGGCTCATCGCGGGTTAATGTCTTGAGGTCGGAGATCAGACCAACCGCACTTTGATAACGTAGAGTGGGGTCTTTCTCCAGTAGTTTGGATACGATACGCTGAAGTTCGCCAGAGACACCACTTTTGTACCGCGATAGCGGCTCCGGTACTTCGTTGAGTACGGCGTTCATCGTGGCCGCTTCGTTATCGGCCGCAAACGGCAACCGTCCCGCGATCATTTCATACAGCACGACACCAAGGGAGAACAGGTCCGACCGGTGATCGACTTCCTTCACTTTGATCTGCTCCGGTGACATGTAGCCAACAGTGCCAAGGGTGGAGCCGGTCTTGGTCAGTTTATCAGTCCCTTGAATCGTTGCCAGACCAAAATCAACAAGCTTCGGGCGGCCGTCGGCATCAATAACAATATTCGAGGGTTTGATATCACGATGCGTGATCCCCGCCTCGTGCGCTTTGGCTAATCCTTCGCAGATTTGTAATACGAGATTGATGATGTCATCAAGACCCGGTTGGTAGTCCCTGATCACATCTTTAAGTGATTGTCCTTCGACATGCTCCATGGCAAAGAATGGTCGTCCGCTATGTTCGGCGACTTCGTGGATGGTGACGATGTTAGGATGGTTCAATTTCGCTGCTGCCTGGGCTTCGCGTTTGAAACGTTCGCGACAATCTTCATCCTGACACAGATGCGGAGGAAGGAACTTGAGGGCGACCTTGCGTTTGAGCTTCGTATCCTCCGCCAGATAGACCTCACCCATACCACCGGCGCCGATCTTCTCAATGATACGATAGTGTGACACCATCGTGCCTTTGGTCAGGATCACGTGGGACTGGGTCTTGTCGTCATCTGAGTCATTAGTAACCATTGGTCGCCTGCTATGTCCCTCTCATGTCCGTATGATCGGTTCATCTGACAAGGACTAAGTTAAGTACGTCGACCTATCATGTAAACATAAAGTTGGGGGCGTAGGGGTGATGCACGACAGCACCGCCTAAGAGACCGGCTTAAAATTACGGAACCCACAGCAAGCTGTGTGGCACCCATCCGGAGTCGAAGCGCAAAGATGTGCGCCTTGTGTGGTCGCCCTTCGACTCCGCTCAGGACGACGTAGCAACATGGAACCTATTCATACGGAGCGCAGGGCTCAAGCAATGCCTGTCGAAACTGAAGACAGTTTCGACCTACTCGAACGACAATACAGATTATGATCCTTATGCGCCGACCAGGTGCAATTTGCCCAGGAGGTTCTGGACTTGCGGCATAACGTCCAGACCAACCATATGCCCCAGCCCGCCGGAAGCGCAGGCGCGTTCGTTGAAGGCGGTCACATCGTCAACTCTGATGCTCTCTCCCCCACCGCCGTAGAACATGATCGGGACCGGATCGGCACAATGGGCTTTCATCTCAGAGGCGGTCGAATGATCAGCAGTCACAACCAATAAAGTCTCCGGTGACAAATCGGTCAGGAGCACAGCGGCAGCATCAATCTTCTCAATGAAGTCGCGCTTTGCTTCCCAGTTGCCGTCCTCGGACAGGGAGTCGGCCGCCTTCACATGAACAAAAACGAAATCGAACTCTTCGAGTTTTTCAAGGGCGGCTCGGAATTTGTTCTCGACATTTGCGTCGGGCAGTCCGGTCGCACCCGGTACGTCAATGATGTCCATACCGAGAAACGCCGCTACACCCTTGTAGAGTCCCCCTCCCGCAATACAACAGGCGGATAGATCGAACTTCTCTTTGAAGGATGCCAGTTCTTTGTACTGACCTCCTCCGCGAACCAGGAGGAAATTGGCCGGGAGTTTTCCGTCCTTCACACGCTTAGCATTGAACGGATGATTTTTAAGCACTTCGTGGGCTTTCCCCAGGAACTTATTAAGTACATCGGCAGTGTGTTTGGCCTCGGGTGTGTCGTCGGTAGCAGTTACAGTACGAACAGGAACATCGGGTACATGCGGATCAGCATCAACGATTGCCCCCGACAAACCTTTCCCCCGCATGATGACACCCGCTCGGTGAGCGGTGCCAGGCTTGACAATGAACTTCACGCTATCTACTTCCATGCCGTCAATCGCTTCTGTCAGTGGGCCGACTTCGAGAATGCGTCCGGCGCGACGGTCTTTGATGGTCAGGTTTCCATCGACGGTTCCGAAATTGCCACGCAGAGCCACATCGCCATCCTCACACTTCAGCCCCAGACCGGCGACCTCGATAGGGCCACGACCGGAATAACATTGATCGATGGGATAGCCAAAGATTGTCAGATGGGCCGTGTCGCTTCCGGGCGTTTTTCCACGTCCCAGGGTGTGCATCAGACCGCATTCTGCGCCTGTAGCCAGCTTATCAAGATTTGGCGTTTTGGCCGCCTCCAGGGGGGTCATGTTGTTCAGCCCCTTCACCGGACGGTCGCCCAATCCATCACAGATTACAAATATTACTTTCTTCAACATCCGTGTTCAGTCTCCATCAAGGATTACAGATAATCACTCGCTACAATCCGCAAAGTGTCGGCTATCGGTCTACTAATCCGTCAGTTTCACGATGCGATTACCGTTGACAATTCGGCCAATTCGATAGACCGTCTCACCCATACCTGTTAGGTCGGCCGCAATTGCATCTGCCTTACTTTCTTCAACTACCAGGACAAACCCGATTCCCATATTGAAGGCGGAATAGATGTCATCCGGGTCGATATTTCCACGCTCCTT
It encodes the following:
- the apgM gene encoding 2,3-bisphosphoglycerate-independent phosphoglycerate mutase produces the protein MKKVIFVICDGLGDRPVKGLNNMTPLEAAKTPNLDKLATGAECGLMHTLGRGKTPGSDTAHLTIFGYPIDQCYSGRGPIEVAGLGLKCEDGDVALRGNFGTVDGNLTIKDRRAGRILEVGPLTEAIDGMEVDSVKFIVKPGTAHRAGVIMRGKGLSGAIVDADPHVPDVPVRTVTATDDTPEAKHTADVLNKFLGKAHEVLKNHPFNAKRVKDGKLPANFLLVRGGGQYKELASFKEKFDLSACCIAGGGLYKGVAAFLGMDIIDVPGATGLPDANVENKFRAALEKLEEFDFVFVHVKAADSLSEDGNWEAKRDFIEKIDAAAVLLTDLSPETLLVVTADHSTASEMKAHCADPVPIMFYGGGGESIRVDDVTAFNERACASGGLGHMVGLDVMPQVQNLLGKLHLVGA